GggagaaggaaaggaaagtAGAGAGCGGCCATCAGGGTGAGTAGCTGGAAAAGGAATCTGTTCTGAGTACATCGGAGTAACATCTGTCTGTCGGGATATTTTAGAGTCCAAAAGGAGAAGTGAGGGAGTGGCGCTTGGTATATGTAGGTGTCCCCTTCTGTCCCAGAcccattgttttgttttgtgtttcctaccttgttccttttatttcatttgtttgtttttattaaacgTGTATTTGTAGCGTTCTCGCGTGTGCTTGTCGTTTGTTCTGCACTGGAGAGAGATTGGATTCGTTGTTACACGCGACAAGTAGCAATGTCTATTTACTTTGCCTTCTTAGAAAGACTGATTGAACTGCTACGGATTGTCTGTATTTACAGTGTTGATTCATTTACCATGGTTGGACTCTGATCTGTTTCTATTGTGTGAGTCTATGGACTGCTTGGTCTTTCAGATCCACTCTGATGGCGCTCAGGCTGCTAACAACAATCTTTCTAACCCTGTGCACCGCAACCCTGCTGACGATGCTGTATGtcagccagtcacgtgacgctgtCATCCTAGTTCAGCCCGATCCACTCGATGTCCAGGATGAACTACGCAGCACTAATCAGTGTCTGACATTGGGTACTCACTCTtggaaaaataatgtaaaatacgGGCGACCAGGGCTGCTGATAAACCCTTCAAAAGACTCTGACGTGTTGAGAGGGAGTACCACAGACATCGTCAACAGGATCTACAACAACATGTGTCCTGGTCACCAGACCCTGCCTAACGTACAATTCACTTTCCCATACATACTGCTGATTGTCGAATTTACAGAACCTGCATACTACAATGCCATTCCCTACCTTGAACTTCTGTACAGGAGATATTTTCCTAATATTCTCTATTGCGGTCTCGAACCTGAAACTCTAAAGGAACAGATTGTGGCTGAGAAACTGGGGTTCCCTATCTACTATTTGCAAGCTCTGAATGACACCTGGCAAACAAAGTACGAGTGTATTCAGCATGCCATGAAAATGTGCGACAACTTCACCGGCTACCTGCTGATCGGCGACGACACTCTCATCAACATGACAAACTTTGAAAGAACTCCGAAATATAAAGCGATGGTGGGTGATGAGTTTGTCAGATCCAGACTATTCGTGATCACTACTCACTTCCAGTACTCGTGGCCGTGCTGGGGTTTGGAAGGCGGGAGGAGTGCCATGCTGGGTGTGCTTAACGAGCTCGCCTTTAAAGCGAACCGTGACAATGATCATCTTGCACAACAATTCCTTAGAAATTATTATTCCTTTGTCAACCACAGCAACATCTTTTACTTTATGGCGATCGACTTCCTGTACGTCCCCAAACGGCTGTCGTCCATTTTCCTCTACATGACGTCATTGTTTCGGAAATACAAGGCCAGCGTGGAAGTGGCGATTccgttttttgtgtgtggccTGCAACACCCAGAGGACGTGCACTTTGTTAGAATGCTCAGTCTATGGGGCAACGACAGAGATAATTCGCAGAAACGTTTTGAGAAGGACCTCGTGTACCTGCACCCTTTTAAGTACCATGCCAATTTTAAGAGCACACCTCAAGGGAAGGACTTTATCTGTCAGAAGTATTTACGAAGTAAGTAACTATCGGCATGGATGTACATTTCTTGGTCAACATCTGTGAAGCAACTAGTACTCAACGTCTAAGActcttatctccctttatttttgcatttgacaAAGGGACATCTGTGATGAGCCGGGCTTACACcatacagcagaaaaaaaggagtttAAACCTGTGCAGAAAATTGGGGGACTTGACGGGCCAGATGGAAGCAATCAAGAATGATCTCGATGTCTGCCAATCTGCGTGTACTTCTAATCTTTCTGCCTACGTTCCAGTAATTATTTCCCTTCACAGTCTAACACCTACTGGCTTTAAAGACCTCCTCCGACTGGTCCGAATTTAAGTAGATTCTGGTAATATAGTAGAAATATATTCTGTAAGTTTCAGCGACTTTAACACAACAGTTTATCTACTATCTAATTTCAAGGTTGGCGATTTGCACCCATAGCAAAATCTCGCCCCTACCCGCGATtaacgtgtgacgtcacagccggtGGTGTCCACCCTGTCACTGTAGGCGTGTAATGACCTAAAGGTGACGGGTTACATCAGGCTTGTCAGatgatctttatttattttgctctaGTAGCGAAGACGAGTTTAACAGGTTGTCTTCCGACATTGAAAGTATTAAAACTCACGTGTTTGAGTCTGAGTTTCACAATACTCAGGTTAGAATCACCAAAGACACAATCTTTAGGTAAGAAACGACAAAGAACGACTTCACAAATACCATGTGGTAAGCAATTATGTTGTGCATATGTTCTGTCGTGTAGCGAATCCATGTATCAACCGAATGataaattagaataaaaatttaaagtacgAACT
This window of the Pomacea canaliculata isolate SZHN2017 linkage group LG4, ASM307304v1, whole genome shotgun sequence genome carries:
- the LOC112562977 gene encoding uncharacterized protein LOC112562977, with the protein product MALRLLTTIFLTLCTATLLTMLYVSQSRDAVILVQPDPLDVQDELRSTNQCLTLGTHSWKNNVKYGRPGLLINPSKDSDVLRGSTTDIVNRIYNNMCPGHQTLPNVQFTFPYILLIVEFTEPAYYNAIPYLELLYRRYFPNILYCGLEPETLKEQIVAEKLGFPIYYLQALNDTWQTKYECIQHAMKMCDNFTGYLLIGDDTLINMTNFERTPKYKAMVGDEFVRSRLFVITTHFQYSWPCWGLEGGRSAMLGVLNELAFKANRDNDHLAQQFLRNYYSFVNHSNIFYFMAIDFLYVPKRLSSIFLYMTSLFRKYKASVEVAIPFFVCGLQHPEDVHFVRMLSLWGNDRDNSQKRFEKDLVYLHPFKYHANFKSTPQGKDFICQKYLRSK